One window from the genome of Nicotiana sylvestris chromosome 9, ASM39365v2, whole genome shotgun sequence encodes:
- the LOC138868179 gene encoding CRM-domain containing factor CFM9, mitochondrial-like produces the protein MALFKARFEQALESQKLNIKKIGQELRRKGTNPDDPAAGASIQRIASTFFNAIDKKEGSPYVFQEDTGTKLGLSSSIDQTHSTAEESDQEELDRFIAQIEQAADDEWAAEEEAEKDEVGKIRYWNKEDIGSRFRRSGMMGSDESDDESGGRTSGWNKTYGRKIADDDGYDDVSEDDNELYNNDDRRGRSN, from the exons ATGG CATTATTTAAAGCCCGGTTCGAACAAGCACTAGAATCACAGAaattaaacataaagaaaataggACAAGAGCTACGGAGGAAGGGGACAAATCCTGATGATCCAGCAGCCGGGGCCAGCATCCAGCGAATAGCATCCACATTCTTCAATGCCATTGATAAGAAAGAAGGAAGTCCATATGTGTTTCAGGAGGATACTGGTACTAAGTTGGGTCTCAGCAGTAGTATAGACCAAACACATTCAACAGCTGAAGAGAGTGACCAGGAAGAACTTGACCGTTTTATTGCTCAGATAGAACAGGCTGCTGATGACGAATGGGCagccgaggaagaagcagagaaAGACGAAGTAGGGAAGATTAGATACTGGAACAAAGAAGATATAGGTAGTCGATTCAGAAGATCTGGAATGATGGGAAGTGATGAATCAGATGATGAGTCAGGAGGGAGGACAAGTGGCTGGAATAAGACATACGGAAGGAAGATAGCTGATGATGATGGATATGATGACGTATCTGAAGATGACAATGAATTGTACAACAATGACGACCGGCGTGGTAGAAGCAATTAA
- the LOC104246738 gene encoding uncharacterized protein isoform X2 — MMSDGYYYTSKKSDDTCPDVCGQDSPTTLSMSRLRCMLRGLDLKTIIFLIVVVPTFIVAAYLHGQKITYFLRPLWQSPPNPFIEITHYYNEDVPMEKICKLHGWGIREYPRRVFDAVLFSNEVDMLTIRWKELYPYIAQFVLLESNSTFTGLPKLHNFAINRDQFKFVETRLTYGTIGGRARKGENPFVEEAYQRVALDQLLRIAGIEDDDLLIMSDVDEIPSAHTINLLRWCDDIPPVLHLHFRNYLYSFEFEIKHRSWRASVHRYRSGKTRYAHYRQSDYLLADAGWHCSFCFRRISDFIFKMKAYSHNDRVRFSHYLNPKRIQDVICRGTDLYDMLPEEYTFKDIIGSMGPIPHSYSAVNLPSYLLENPDKYKYLLPGYCKREDG, encoded by the exons ATGATGTCTGATGGTTATTATTACACTTCAAAGAAGAGTGATGATACTTGCCCTGATGTTTGTGGCCAG GATTCTCCGACAACATTAAGCATGTCAAGACTACGGTGCATGCTTCGAGGATTGGATTTAAAGACTATTATCTTTTTGATTGTGGTTGTGCCAACATTCATAGTTGCTGCGTACTTGCACGGGCAGAAGATTACCTACTTCCTCCGCCCCCTCTGGCAATCTCCTCCGAACCCCTTTATCGAAATTACTCACTATTACAATGAGGATGTTCCGATGGAGAAAATTTGCAAGCTCCACGGGTGGGGAATTCGTGAATATCCTAGGCGAGTTTTTGATGCAGTTCTGTTCAGTAATGAAGTGGATATGCTTACCATCAGATGGAAGGAATTGTATCCTTACATCGCACAGTTTGTTCTTCTAGAGTCAAACTCAACATTCACTGGGCTGCCTAAACTCCACAATTTTGCAATTAATCGGGACCAGTTTAAGTTTGTTGAGACTCGATTGACATATGGAACAATAGGAGGAAGAGCCAGAAAAGGTGAAAATCCATTTGTTGAAGAGGCATATCAGAGAGTAGCATTGGACCAACTCCTGAGAATTGCTGGTATTGAGGATGATGATTTACTGATCATGTCTGATGTTGATGAGATTCCCAGCGCTCATACCATCAATCTTTTAAGATGGTGCGATGACATTCCTCCTGTCCTTCACCTTCATTTTAGGAATTACTTGTACtcatttgaatttgagattaagCACAGAAGCTGGAGAGCTTCAGTCCACAGGTATCGGAGTGGCAAGACTAGATATGCACACTACCGTCAGAGTGATTACCTTTTGGCAGATGCCGGTTGGCATTGTAGCTTTTGTTTCCGCCGCATCAGTGACTTTATATTTAAGATGAAAGCTTACAGCCACAATGACAGAGTGAGGTTTTCACATTATCTTAATCCTAAAAGGATTCAAGATGTCATTTGTAGAGGAACTGATTTGTATGACATGCTTCCTGAGGAGTACACATTCAAGGATATTATTGGCAGCATGGGACCTATCCCCCATTCGTACTCGGCAGTTAATCTTCCTTCTTATCTGTTGGAAAATCCAGACAAGTACAAATATCTTTTGCCTGGGTACTGCAAAAGAGAAGATGGCTAA
- the LOC104246738 gene encoding uncharacterized protein isoform X1, giving the protein MMSDGYYYTSKKSDDTCPDVCGQQDSPTTLSMSRLRCMLRGLDLKTIIFLIVVVPTFIVAAYLHGQKITYFLRPLWQSPPNPFIEITHYYNEDVPMEKICKLHGWGIREYPRRVFDAVLFSNEVDMLTIRWKELYPYIAQFVLLESNSTFTGLPKLHNFAINRDQFKFVETRLTYGTIGGRARKGENPFVEEAYQRVALDQLLRIAGIEDDDLLIMSDVDEIPSAHTINLLRWCDDIPPVLHLHFRNYLYSFEFEIKHRSWRASVHRYRSGKTRYAHYRQSDYLLADAGWHCSFCFRRISDFIFKMKAYSHNDRVRFSHYLNPKRIQDVICRGTDLYDMLPEEYTFKDIIGSMGPIPHSYSAVNLPSYLLENPDKYKYLLPGYCKREDG; this is encoded by the exons ATGATGTCTGATGGTTATTATTACACTTCAAAGAAGAGTGATGATACTTGCCCTGATGTTTGTGGCCAG CAGGATTCTCCGACAACATTAAGCATGTCAAGACTACGGTGCATGCTTCGAGGATTGGATTTAAAGACTATTATCTTTTTGATTGTGGTTGTGCCAACATTCATAGTTGCTGCGTACTTGCACGGGCAGAAGATTACCTACTTCCTCCGCCCCCTCTGGCAATCTCCTCCGAACCCCTTTATCGAAATTACTCACTATTACAATGAGGATGTTCCGATGGAGAAAATTTGCAAGCTCCACGGGTGGGGAATTCGTGAATATCCTAGGCGAGTTTTTGATGCAGTTCTGTTCAGTAATGAAGTGGATATGCTTACCATCAGATGGAAGGAATTGTATCCTTACATCGCACAGTTTGTTCTTCTAGAGTCAAACTCAACATTCACTGGGCTGCCTAAACTCCACAATTTTGCAATTAATCGGGACCAGTTTAAGTTTGTTGAGACTCGATTGACATATGGAACAATAGGAGGAAGAGCCAGAAAAGGTGAAAATCCATTTGTTGAAGAGGCATATCAGAGAGTAGCATTGGACCAACTCCTGAGAATTGCTGGTATTGAGGATGATGATTTACTGATCATGTCTGATGTTGATGAGATTCCCAGCGCTCATACCATCAATCTTTTAAGATGGTGCGATGACATTCCTCCTGTCCTTCACCTTCATTTTAGGAATTACTTGTACtcatttgaatttgagattaagCACAGAAGCTGGAGAGCTTCAGTCCACAGGTATCGGAGTGGCAAGACTAGATATGCACACTACCGTCAGAGTGATTACCTTTTGGCAGATGCCGGTTGGCATTGTAGCTTTTGTTTCCGCCGCATCAGTGACTTTATATTTAAGATGAAAGCTTACAGCCACAATGACAGAGTGAGGTTTTCACATTATCTTAATCCTAAAAGGATTCAAGATGTCATTTGTAGAGGAACTGATTTGTATGACATGCTTCCTGAGGAGTACACATTCAAGGATATTATTGGCAGCATGGGACCTATCCCCCATTCGTACTCGGCAGTTAATCTTCCTTCTTATCTGTTGGAAAATCCAGACAAGTACAAATATCTTTTGCCTGGGTACTGCAAAAGAGAAGATGGCTAA